The sequence GCCTGCTGAGGATGAACTCAAAGAGCCCAGCcaactagctggtttggctcagtggatagagcgtcggcctgtggactgaagggtcccgggtttgattctggtcaagggcacatgctgggttgcaggctcgatccccagtagggggtgtgcaagaggcagcctatcaatgattctctctcatcattgatgtttctatctccctctcccttcctttctgaaatcaatatatatatatatatatatatatatatatatatatatatatatatatatatatatatatattttttttttttttttttttttttaaagagcccagccaagagatggagagagaaatttTCTGAGATTACTGCCTGAGCAGCTGGAGCCAGCTGTGCCTGAAGCCTTCCTTCTCTGGGCTTCTCAATTACCCCTGTCTGTAAAGTCCCCTTTTGGTTTTGACAAATTTGAAGGATTTCCTCACTTGTAACCAAAGAGTCCTGAATAACAAAGTAGAGGCGGACTTGGGCTTTATCCTGAGGGTACCTTGAGAGGTATTTGGAAGCAGTTCAGTAAGTTCACCATCCCCACGTACAGAATACAGAAAGGAGCTCACCTGTGCCAAGCACCGAAGCCAGGCGCACCTCGTAGCAGGGCTTCCCATCCTGGTCAACCTCCTTGAAGAGCCGTGTGTTGTAGGCACTGAGGTTCTGGAAAAGACCAGGGCAGGGGTATGAGGGAGAGTAAGTCCGgacccggggggagggggagggaaagccaGTCACACCAAGGACAGAAGATATGGAGTCAAAGGCCGGGGCTCCGGGGGACCTGCCCGAgctggctgggaggggagagccAGGGAAACTCTGCTCTGCTCAGTGCCCTGAGCACAAATTTTTACTAAGCGCTGACTCAACTGTGCCAAGCACCGCATGACAGCTAACCAGGGCTACGCAAGGCAGGGCCCATTTCACAGGCAAAGAAACGGGGCACATAGCTGCTGAGCTGGGAGGTGAACCCCACACGTGACTCCCCAGCAGCTCTGATGCTCTGCCTCGACCTGTCTGGAGGCTGTCATAAGGCCCttcagcctggggtggggtggggtgggggcgtcaCGGACCCAAGCCGAGACCCAGGAGTAAGTGCCAGTGGCGAGGGGGCCCCATCAAACCACTACCCCAAGTTCCCCAAACCTGTGAGTCCAGAAAGTCTTGGGCCAGTTTGGCATCTTCCATGGTACAATCCCCAGAGAAATAGGTGGTGAtgccctgtgggggagggggcagatggAAAGGAGTTGAGGAGATTGGGGACTGCAGGGGCGGCTGGTGAACCTCCTCCCAGcgccccctctccagccccaggcctcctgcaTCTCCTCAGCAGCCCCCACCCTGTCCCCTCCATCTCTTTCCAGGGGAAAAAGCTGTAAATCAAACAacagaggaaacagaggcccatcTCCAGCGACCCGCAGCTCTGCTCCAGCCTCTCACAGGCCGGCCCAACTCCACGGCTTGCCATGTGCTCACCCCACGCAGCGCCCAAGAGACGGGAAGCCTGaaccccctcctttccttccctccgcagctccctccagccctcagttcttctctccttccctccttctgcaCACAGCACCCCAGGGTGCCAGAAAGCATGCTACCCGAGCTGCTTTTCATCTTACAGCTGGCAAAACTGAGGCCCGAGGTGGGGAGCAGCCTTGCCTCATGCGCACACGGCAGAGCCCACGGCCTCTCGCTCCGCACCACACCAGCTGGCCTCAagggaagcccccccccccccccccgccttacctccttccccagcccgAGGTGTCGAAGCCTCCGCTCCAGAGAGAACATGAGCTCCCCGCAGGCCTGCCAGAGGCCCCTGACTGCTGCTGGGTGCTGCTGAGCGGCCTCACTCCCCAGGATCACGCGTTCCAGCTTCTCCTGCCGGGGAAGGAGCCCACTGGGCTGGCCACACTGCCCAGACCTGCCCCGGGAGCCTCCACATCGCCCCAAGCTCTCATCCCACAACGTAAGGCCTCCGGCGACCGATGGGCCAGCAGCACCGGCAATGCCCGAGAAGCGTCGAGCCTCGGGCCCTACCCGAGACTTCTCTACCAGAGGCTGCATTTCTACGAGATCGCAGGGCAGTTCGTGTGCACGGGAGGGGCCGGGAGCCCTGGTGCCACAGCTGCCTCGGCCCCAGGTGGGCCCGAGCCCCAGTCCCAGGGAGGGACTCCCCGTGCCAGCAGGCTTCATTTCTGCAAGCACCTAAGAGTTTCCAGAGCACTTCCACATCCTCCCCTCGCCCACCCCCTGGGTCAGCACGGCCAGGAGGAGGCTGCAGCACCCAGCGAGGCTGGGTGGCTGACCCGAGGTCATGCAGATGGCAGCGACAGGGTGGATGCTCCGCTCAGGGCCCCGAACCCACCCCACCGGCCCCGAAATCCCGACCTTCCCCAGCCCCCCCTCAGCTCACCTTGGGCAGGTTGGGCACAAACTTGGTGTCGCCAAAGGACTTGTAGTTGCCCATGTTGGAGTAGACCCCCGCGGCATAGACCAGGAACgcctggggggaggtgggcatCAGACACCTGGAGGCACAGCCGCCCCACCCGGGGAAGTTCCCTCCTGAGATGGTAACACCCAGAGGAACCAGTATGGGTGAGGCTGGGAAATCTGGGGGCAGGACCCAGGTCCCGGaaggcccccacctggccccaacaTACCTTCACAGACCAATCTTCACACACCCACTGTCCCTCCAAACTGGTCTCAGCAGCACCCAAACATATCCAGGTGCTCACCCACCTTTGTCCCCACTATGCCCAGCACCCTCTCAGCCACCTGCGGCCATCCCATATGACCTCAAGGCCCAGTTTAAACACCACCTCCTTGTGCAGCAACCCTGCTGTCCTCTGCCCCCAACCTGGCCGGCAGCTAGCTGGCACCGGCAGCATCCACTGTTAGGGCTGGAGCGGTATTGGTCATCTACTCTATGGCTTTTGCTGGCCCCAAACAGTCTCCCTTCCTCCGGCCACAAAAcctcccatctcccttccccccaaatacATTTATAACTAACCCAAGTCCACTTTCAAATAACACTATACGCTTTCCTGGGTGGTAGCAGTaccttataataaaaaaaataatcctaattCCCGCCTTCCCTCCCTTGTGTCATTTATCTCACTTATACGCAACATACATTAAGTTTTACTTACATACAGACACATGTAATTGAATACACGGTTGCCATGATTTTGAACAAATTGCTCTCTCTTAGATCcatgaagaatcagaaaaaacaagcttttattttaccttcacttATTCCTTCTCCAATGCTCTTCCTACATCACCAATGTAGAGATGAGTTTCTAACCTatgtcctttccttctctctaaagaaCTTCTTTGAACATTTCCTGCAAAACAGGTTCACTGGCAACACATTTCTCAGTCATTATTGTTTCCGATTTCCTTCTGTTCTCTCCTCCTTCTGATATTCCCATTACATAAATTTATGCCTCCTTATAGGCGTCCCACAATTCTTGCATATTCTGTTctgaccccgcccccacccccatcttttttctctttgcttttcagttttggaGGTTTCTATTGAGATATCCCCAAACTCAGAGTTTCTTTCCTCAGCAGGGTCCAGTCTCCTAATGAACCCCTCAAGGGCATTCTTCTTCTGTTACGGTGTTTCTGAGCTTCAGCAGTCTGCCCAGGGTTCTTCCTTAGAATTCCCACCTCTGTTTGCATTGCTCATCGTCCTTCCACGTGGTCTACTTTATCCATTAGAGCCCTtaacatattaatcatagttgTGTCAACTCCTGGTCTGAGAAGTCCAGCATTCCTGTCATATCTGAGTCCGGTTCTGATGTTTGCTCTGTCTTTTCAACCCACGTTTTTTGCCTTTGGTATGTTTTGTAGGTTTATTCTTGATAGCCAGACATGATGCACTAGCTAAAAGGAGCTGCTTGCTGTAAAGAGGGCTTGAGGAATGTGGTGGTAGGTTTGGGGGCAGGGAAAGCATTCTATGGTCCCACGATCAGGTCTctgtcttttactttttaattttttttattttaaaggtctggcttgtttttttgttttgctttttaaaaaatatttttactaatatatatatatatgtatgtatatatatatatttactgatttcagagaggaagagagagggagaaatagaaacatcaatgatgagagagaatcattgatcagccgcctcctgcatgccccctgctggggatggagcctgcaacctaggcatgtgccctgacctggaatccagccgtgactttctggttcataggctgacgccaCAGGGCCAGGCAGGTCTGTCTTTCAGTGAGCCTTTGCCTCTGGCTGAGAACCTCACATGAGCTTCACAGTTTCACGTCCCTGACTCTCTCTTAGGTGGGACGGGATGGCTAGAGCGGGCTGGAGTCGATTATCTCCTTTCTCCCAGGTCAGCCATGTTCTGACAAAACCCTACCATAAGGCTCTGGCTAAACAGTTTCTCCTGAGGGCAATGTTAGGAACAGAATGTTTAGCACATTTCAAAAAtggctccttctctcctcctcctgcaggaaccACGAGGGGCTTTGCCTCGGAGATTCATTCTGAGAACTAGGTCAAGATCCTGGAGGTAAAATCTTCAAGAGTGTGGggatcccctccccgcccccatatGACTGGGTCCCTCTGGAGTTTTTAAAGCTCAGAGTTGTCCACACTGAGCAAGTCGCCAATTTCAGCTCAGGTTTTTCTCCCCCCAGCGCTGGTTTCAGTGGAGGTTTCTGCTCATGAAGTTTTGCTCTGATAAGTTGTAATTCTCtgtcctgcctgcctctctccaATTTGGGGGACAAGAGTTTGCCCTGTGACCTCACTTCATCCAGTGATCTAAGAAGAGCTGCTGATTTTCAGTTTGTCCAGCTTTTTAACTTGTCATTAGGACGGACTGGAGACTTCTAAGCTCTTTACATGCCGGGCCAGACACTAGAAGTCATGATTTCCTTTTTCAGTTAAGTCAGTTTGAGGTGAGTTTCTGCTTCTTACAAACAAAGGAATCCCACTGGAAATAGGAGTACTTGAGCAGCGCTTTTCCATTTATAAGCAGTTCCCCAGCGTTTAGCTCTTTTAATGAGTAAGTCAAGGATTAGAGATGGGATGTGATTACACAAAGGTTGAAAAAGATAGAAGAAACCGCCTGGGCCTCAGCGCAGAGATAAGCAATCCAACCCCTTTATTTTACATATAGAAACACAGGCCACAGCCGCATATATTCTTGGTGAAGCTTTTTTAGAAGATGACTTACCAGCACCGATCAATGGTAACTGTACCGAGTCTTTGCcacagcaattctactcctagaaaTAGATCCTACTCACCCACGTGCACAGATATGGTCATTGTGGGACTGCTTATAGAACCGGGAACAATTAACGTCCAGCAATAAAGAAAAGACCATGTTGATTATAGTGTACAACGCTGTGGAATGCTTCGCagccaataaaaaggaatgaggtgAATTTATATGTACCCCATGGAAAATTTCCAAGACGTGGTGTTTGGTGAAAAAAGCAAAGCTCAGAGGAACACAGAGAAAATGATCTCATTtatgtaaaagagaaaataaggaacTGAGACGCGTACACATGTACGTGTGGGAGTCTGTGATACAGAGGGTTGGAAAGGCCGTCCAACCTCCCGTCCTCAGCGGTTACCTCTGGGAAAGGCACTGAGAATGAGTGACCTCTGCAATACATTAAGAATGCATTCATGTATTATTTGGCCAACCggcccacaaacaaacaaaaaccagggACAGGAAGAATATTTTGCCCAGGGACTGGTCCACACACAGACCTGATTCCTACCCTGGCCTCATTCCTCTACCATCTCTGAATCtccagctgtttttttttttattcacagcCCTGTTATAATCACTGTAGCCAAACTTTATCTTGGAGGCAGGTCACCACAACCCTAAGAGGTATAGACTACCCTCGTGcatattttgcaaatgagaagactgaggctccaGTAGTTGTAATTTTGGGTCTGAatccaaagagagagaaagaccttTATCCCCCTCCTTCCTGGTCCCTCACACCCGCAGACCATTTACGAAATGCAGGTTGGCCTGAAAGAACTGACCTGGTACTCCTCCTCGGTAAGGCCCTCAGCCAGGGCATGCTGGCGGAGCTCATCCGGATCCTGGGCACGGAAGAGGCGGCTGAGCAGGGCATAGATGTAGGGGGCCTCCGGGGAGGTCTGCAGCAGCACAGCCAGGCCTCCATACCAGGCGGCGCGAGACAGGTGGTGGGCATAGAGGCGCTCTGTGGGCGACAGCAGGCGGAAGGCCTCGCGGCAGTCCAGGCTAGACACGCCGATGTCATTGGGCAGGATGTACTGGGTGTCCGCCATGGGTCCTGCTGagaaccatcaccatcatcacagcCGTCATTTACACCACATCAACTGCACCCCTGGCTCTGCACTCACATctgatttcatttaatcctccccaAAGCCCATGAGGAAGGAAACGCCATTGTACCCATTCACCAGATATGCTCACTGAGGCTCCGAGAAGGTTAGGTGACTCACCCAAGGAAATTACAAAATACATTGGTGGGCCATATTTGGCCTGTGGCCCCTCCACCTTAAATAGTGAATCCAACTAGCtagttttacagatggggaaactgaggcccagagaggttaggagCTGTGCCCAGTAACACAAGGGAAGGGTCAGAAGCAGAGACCTGCATTTCTAGACTCCCAGCCCACATCCTTCTCTGGCTACCCGCTCCTCCTGACCTGCTGGCCTTCAAAATTCTCCCGCAGGTTCTTCAGTTCCACTCACCCCTTGTTCACAAGGACAGAGCCCCAGGCTACCGGCTGGAAGAGCCAGTTCCAACCCAGGCTCAGTCCCAGACTCCTAAAATCAAGTCAACTGTCTCACTTTTCTGGGCCTCGGTCTCCGCCTCTGTACAGGGGCGGGGGTAACAACCCCAACCTCACCAGGTGGGCGTGCAAATTAGATAAGGTCACCGCTGACGTAATGTACCTACAGCAGCTagtgcttttccttttccttttcctctctcagtgctcgcaggatctgccccctgcaTCCTGCTGCTCTCTCCCTGTGCTCGGCCGGGGGAGCTACAGAGCCACCCAAGTTCGGCGCTGGAAGAAAACTCACTTTTTACAGATACGGAGGCTGAGGCTTAGCGAGACCGAGTAACTTACGAAGATCTCACAGCCTGTAGGCACCCAGGTGTCTCCCAACCAGGACCTTCTCCACACCGTCCTCCCGCCCGGGCGGGCGAAGTGTCTCCAGCATCCCCCGCCGCCCCGATGCTCCGCCCCAAAAGCACCATCACCCAGGTTCTGCAAGGGGCGTTAACCCTTTGCTGCCAGGGGCATTCCTCCGCTCGGGGCCTCGATGGCTTTAGAAGGGGTACCGGATGGGCGGGGAGAAAGGGAATGGTCTTGCACCCGGTCCAGATTCGCCCTGTCCCCCGAGGATGACACATTATGACCCCACACCCTGGCGCCGCGCCTCACCTGCTGCCGCGGCTCCGATCGCAAACTCACTTCCTGCTTCCGGCTCCCCCATTCATTGGGGCTCCGCGAACTCCTCCCACCGGCCAATTGTCGGGCCTCGGGACCCAGATGGGCGTCACCTCCAGCCAATAGGAGCGCCGAGGCGTGCTCCGCCGGCCTGCCGGCTCCCCGCTTCCCGGTGCTTTGGGGTCGcgcgggggttgggggtggggacccTGCGGCCTTGGCCTTTTGTCCGTAGGTGGTGCTCGCGCCGGGGCGGGAACCCGCGCGGCGGGCCTGGCCGCGGCCTGGCGCCGGCAGACCGGGCTGACCAGGTCCCCGCTCCGGGCGGGGCGGCATGGTTCCACTCCCGCCCCACACACAGCCCGACCCCGACCTCCTTTGGGGTTTTCCCAGTTCCCGACCTCAGCTCTCAGCAGGTGGAAGCCTGCACCACGGGGATGCATGGCGGCTCCCCCGCCCTCGCTGGATTCGATGGCCAGTGGGTGGAGATTCTTTGGAGCCGGCCAAGCTCTCCCAGCAGAACACACCGGCTGCGGGCGAGCAGGCTGCAGCCTGGGTTCGGATGGTCCCACCCGTGCCTGCACCACCCCCGACTCACCATGGGCCGGGAGCGTGGGTGGCGCCAGCCGCtaaacatctctgagcctcattttttttCAGCACAAGGAAGCGAGGGGCCTGGCAATTTCTTGCTGCTTGGCGGGCGCCTGGTGGATGAGAAAGCCGCCTGCGACCTAGAAAGGCTgaccagggcagagctgggcctgagACCCACCTTGTATGTCTGGATGGTCTCACTGGAGTAGGGCCTGGGTGGGGCACAGCCTCTGAAAGTGCCTGGGGCCCAGCTGGGACCTAGGGGGGTATTGTGAGGGTCCCCCGATCAGAGTGGAGGCGGAGTCAGGCCATCTGAAGTGAATCTGGCCTCCACCGCCTACTGGCTGTGTCCTTGGTTGGGTCGCTTTACCTGAGTGTTGGCAGAAAAACTGGGCTAATAATTGTTTCCACTCTGAGGGATGTCAGCGTCAGTGAAGTGTGGACTGGCTAGTGCTGCCCCCTAGTGTTGTGCAGAGAGGATGCGGGGAGAAGGGGGCACCTGGAATCCACATCCCCTCCTTGCCTGTCTTGGCTTTGCCACACCTGTCTTGCCCCAAAGCAACATCTGCCCAACGTGAGCACCAGCTGCTTGTTCAGAAAGGTGCCCAAGCTCTGCTTGGCACAACAGTGCGACTGTTGGCGCTGATGATGATGATCATAGGAGGAGCTCAATAAATTGGTCTATGTCCTTAGGAATGCCACCCTTCTTTCTTGTGCCTCATTTTCATGGTCTTGGAGTATAAAATCTTTCTTCCTGACAGGGGTGGAATTGAAATGTACACCGGCAAAGGAGGTAGTAGTGCTGTCCACTGCCACCAGTGGGCAATTCAGGCCAATAAAAGACCCCAGTACCCCTGGGAGCCTCAACAAGCTGCATTTTTCTGATCCTAGCTACTCCGAGCCTCACTGGGGTCCTGTACTAGCAGCTGGACATGGAGGGTCTCATTTAATTTTGCAAAAAAACCTTGAAATAGGGTATCATTATTTTACCTattgtacagatggggaaactgaggctaataGGTTCGTCGACTTCCCTAAGGCCACCTAGCATGTCCTCCGGTGTCCCTAAACTGAGATTCAGCCTTCCTCAGACTCCACCtgcctcaacacacacacacacacacacacccatccacTCACTGGAGTCCTGACTGTCCCAGCCTTGTCTCTTCTCATGGGGATGAAGAAGAGACAGGTGAGGAAAGAACATTAAGTACCTACTGTATTACAGGTACCCTCCATAATTCACAACCACCTGGTGACGGGACTTTTATTCCATTTAACAACTGAGGAAACGGAGACTCCAGGAGTGGAaaagggcagagctgggccaAGACCAGGGGTCTGATCCCCTCCACCAAAACTTGTGAGTTCTCCTCGGGGTTGTGCCTGTGCCCGTTGCTCATCTCTCTTCCAGAGTCTGAGGTTCCCTGCTAGACCTGGGACCAGGGTGTTCCCATCTGGTTCCCAACTGAGTCGAGAGAAAGCCACTGGGTAGAGTTGGATTCCtagtgctctgtgtgtgtgtaggagcgCCATCCTTCCataccacccccgcccccagcatccCCCGGCGGGGCTCCCCTACTCTGGCAGCGTGCTGCTCTGAAAGCAAGGCTGATCATAtccccctctcaccactcatGGGGGCCCTCTGTCCTCTCAATAGCTCCATGTCGGGTCTCTGTGCTCCAATTGGCTGTGTGCCCTGGGGCGGCCGTCCTCCCCCTAACCCCCCCAGGAATCTGCACTCCCTAAGACAGccatcttccactggggatgaTGTCCAGGTCAGGCTTGTATTCAGAGCCTCTTCTTCAGGTTTTTATATCTCCAGAACCTCTGTCTACCCTTGCTCACTCCTCCTAGAGCAGcgatcgccaacctttcggacctcacggaccaccagtggtcggtggaccaccggttggcaaccgttGCCCTAGACATAGTCTGAGGGCAACCTCAGCAGCACCCCAAGCTTGTCTTGGCTCTCAGGGATCCGATTCAGATTGGCCTCCATGGCAACCACAGCCCACCAGGCCCCAGTCCAATGTCCCCAccctctttcctcttttttgCCCCCTCCACACCCGGCCCATTTTCCAGGCCACACCTGTGCCCAGGCTGCTCCCCTTACCTGGGCTGCCCTCCCCACGGCTCCCACCCAGGAAAGCAGCACCGTGTAATGGAGAAGAGGGCAGGCCCTGCGTCCAGGCAGGCAGCCGTGGACGGGAATCTGACCTGGCCACTTCCTAGCAGCGGGACGTGGAGCACGTACCTTAATCTGCCCATAAATAGGAATGGTAATACCTCCCTCCCTGGGTTCCCAGGAGGATTAAATACCCGAACCTCTGAGAAGCAGAGCCCGATGCCTGGTGAGTGATCAATGAACatagttattattatcattagcaCAGTGCGGGGCACAAGTGGGCATTCGGGAAGGGTAGCCCTTATATCACAGCCAAAGCTCTGGAACTGcgagtcctctctcctccctcggCTCCTGACTGTCCGCAAATGAGGTTCCGAATCCTCCATCCAGCATCTTCCCTGTCAGCACAGCCCCAACCTCCTGCCCTCCCGGAGCCCCTGCTCCAGCCACTCTGAACCCCACTCAGTTCCTGCTTCCTTACCTCTGAGCCTgtgttccctctccctcctgccaagGGCACCCTCCCCTTCCTGTGGGGGATCCCTGAGCTCCTATGCCACCTCCCCTGTGACCCTCCCTCACTTTTCCACCTGCCGGTGAGACCCCCACCGCAGCCTCTGGTAACTCTCGGACCCGGGCACACAGGAAGCCATGCTGTCATTCGGCAATGCGGTCTGTCGTCCACTCGGCTGTGTACTCCACCAGACAGGGACCAGGCCTGATGGTCTTTGTGTCCCCAGAACCCACCTGGCATGGAGTCGAGACCACAGTGGTTTCAGCAGATGCTGGTCCCAGCCTGCCGCCCGCCTGGAACTCCATCAGGGGCTGGGACACTGCACACATGCAGGACGCGTGGGGTTGGTGAGGGCAGCTGAGCAGCAAGGTTTACAGAACCCCACGGCAGCAGCAGGGGGAACAGCTGAAGCTGGGTCAGCAGGCTCCGGGCACAGCCAGCCTAAACTGGGGGTCAGGGGCCCAGGGCCCTTTCACTCCCCCAGCGGCACAGTGTAGGCGGCATGATGTGAGACACTCCAGGAGGggccagggatgggggtgggctttCTTCCATCAGGCCAGGACAGAGCTGGTGCTGAGGGCCCCATCATTCTGGCTGGAGTACGGGCCTCAGGAACACCTTTGGGTTAAAAGGGGAGGGGCACAGCCCATCCGATGTGTCCACGTGGTGTGGCTAGGTGCCAGCAGGTAGAGTCCCACATGCAGAGCTCCCTCTAGGCTGCAGGAGGTGGGGGACCTGGGTGGGCAGGCGGGCGAGGCAGCAGGGGGTCCTGGGAGCCTAGTCCAGTGGTCCCTGGAAAATGAGGCGGACACAGCCATGCTCGCCGGTGAGCCAGGCCCCACAGAAGGGACAGGCGGCATGGAAAGCGTGCGTGCCATGGGGCAGTGGCGTCTGGGCCCAGTAGCGGGCAGTCTTCTCAGAGCAGACATGGCCACAGGGTGCAAAGGCGTGGCTGGGCGGTCCGGGGTCCAGACAGAGGCCGGCCTCCTGGCCGAGCCACAGGGGCACATAGGGCCCCACGAGACGGCAGAGAGGACACTCGCGCTCCTGGGGACCCCGCTCTTGCCGACAGCCCCAGCCGTGGTAGCCGTGGACATGGCCGCACCGAACGTAGACCCAAGGCTGCTGCTTGTCAGGCGCCGTGCGGCCCCGGGCGGGGCTGGGGAAGGCCAGGGTGCTGAGGCCCACGGGGCACTGGGGCCGCGCGGCGTTGGCTTCCTGCCGCTGGGCCTCCAGCTGCTTCAGCGTGGGTGCCCGCAGCAGCCCCGCCGGCGTGCGCCAGAGCAGCGTGGCCCCGCACAGGTCGATGAGGGAGCCGTCCTGCAGCACATTGGACTCGTTCTCCACCTGCCAGGGGAGCAGAAGGGCCTGACTGCCCAAGGGGCCCCCACGCCCCTACCAGCGGGCAGCCATCTCCCCAGACTAGCCACCCATCCATCCCACGGAACCTCCCTGGAGAGGGCACCCTGGACTGTCAgcacaggctggggggagggggtgtggctgggacagagaaggggagggttggggcagaggaggggggaggaccAAGAAGCAGACAG is a genomic window of Myotis daubentonii chromosome 9, mMyoDau2.1, whole genome shotgun sequence containing:
- the PELI3 gene encoding E3 ubiquitin-protein ligase pellino homolog 3 isoform X5, with protein sequence MHHISTPLVSKALSNRGQHSISYTLSRSHSVIVEYTHDSDTDMFQIGRSTENMIDFVVTDTSPGGGVAEGPSPQSTISRYACRILCDRRPPYIARIYAAGFDASSNIFLGERAAKWRTPDGLMDGLTTNGVLVMHPAGGFSEDSAPGVWREISVCGNVYTLRDSRSAQQRGKLVENESNVLQDGSLIDLCGATLLWRTPAGLLRAPTLKQLEAQRQEANAARPQCPVGLSTLAFPSPARGRTAPDKQQPWVYVRCGHVHGYHGWGCRQERGPQERECPLCRLVGPYVPLWLGQEAGLCLDPGPPSHAFAPCGHVCSEKTARYWAQTPLPHGTHAFHAACPFCGAWLTGEHGCVRLIFQGPLD